The following coding sequences lie in one Crassostrea angulata isolate pt1a10 chromosome 10, ASM2561291v2, whole genome shotgun sequence genomic window:
- the LOC128164976 gene encoding relaxin receptor 2-like, which translates to YTCEFSKENCTMEQLNSKTIKWVYRKAKYGFENTFALTLAEFLPSLQSVLPSLRLPELRFQKPGSCLEMHYQSHGMRLDINTDKQNLTSLSAHGIFDWNVMKVNIDYSTSLYQITMTPIPFTSSVYFALKDLRILNTPCEDCFACFDDLACIANENVCDMNVDCLDNSDEKNCALECYIENYYEGFREKTKFRHQCVKGACKFDFKSKGKPGCSIDSEQKWEECSVPKCKIESLNCNFENNMCNWKFPHHGAKWERRNSKYHADGMVVSATLSPYLYMTNTSILYSTPQPASSEFGCLTVSYLGQGVHLQIYITQGTLYTPDKMVFERRDIDSKLFASTSIQTPTNIPYMVILVGTLSETQVGIIQIEKISYKIGICADRDPCSKTQFQCQDDSCIDVGDFCNGLTNCPNQEDESACKNTNNSNNITCLKDISNCPKHCPAHCHCNGYIFKCKSPENVTKEVRVLDLSSNAFDLENLENFGLLVHLNLSRCRITDLRSLVERLNSHSLQNLDLSYNNIDKIQWKTFAGMPNLLYLNISNNQIALFVMDFLAFTPKLRHLIGMNTKFMIIIGVSVYNQINASLELLDLQNNNIKDVIPRKAFHSLKFVSKIVLRNNDITNTDFYFSTSMKMLHDLDLSFNSIQNISDYMFDGLDGLRNLNLQNNQISILAEFSFSILKSLRTLNLAYNNIHTIDRLAFQNLFLLANLNLTGNKLKYLAPERFVALVKLQVLDLSGNGLQILAYDAFKSLESVTYLYIHNNELTVSRTMFQGLCNLEWLQTDSYLICCAKPLTVNSSKCISPRDSISSCEQLIDVGFLAQMIWYMALFSVIGNAYVIYYRIQGEIRRNASQGVFVLHLSISDLLMGVYLFIIAIADLQYQNIYGLNDGQWRYSTACTVAGILATTSSEASVIFIFLITIERYIVLKHPFSAGIAKKRRLILFVTMVAWLIAIVFAIVPYLVYSDFYSRSTVCMSLPLTRERTSGWLYSTFLFIGFNMFIFMAIVIGQLLIYIQVKQMGKKINNDNTKREMAAFKSLSYVVLSDAFCWIPIIVIGLLASGGVDIPSDVYELLISFLRVNCLVIREKMSKLRERSRYFALLCKMDELKN; encoded by the exons tatacttgtgaattttcaaaagaaaactgTACAATGGAACAGCTAAACAGCAAAACAATTAAGTGGGTTTACCGCAAAGCAAAATACGGGTTTG aaaACACATTTGCTTTAACACTTGCTGAATTTTTGCCATCATTACAATCAGTACTGCCATCATTGAGATTACCCGAATTGCGCTTCCAAAAACCTGGAAGTtgtttagaaatgcattaccaAAGCCACGGAATGCGTCTGGATATTAATACTGATAAACAAAACTTGACTAGTCTTTCTGCACATGGTATCTTTGATTGGAACGTCATGAAAGTTAACATTGACTATTCAACTAGTCTGTACCAG ATAACCATGACGCCGATTCCCTTTACATCTTCAGTTTATTTTGCTTTAAAGGATCTACGCATACTCAATACACCCTGCGAAG ATTGCTTTGCTTGTTTCGATGATTTGGCGTGCATTGCGAATGAAAACGTCTGTGATATGAATGTGGACTGTCTCGATAACAGTGACGAAAAAAACTGTG CTCTTGAGTGTTATATCGAAAACTATTATGAGGGATttagagaaaaaacaaaattccgTCATCAATGTGTTAAAGGTGCTTGTAAATTTGACTTCAAAAGCAAAGGAAAGCCGGGTTGTTCCATTGATTCTGAACAGAAGTGGGAAGAATGCAGCGTTCCAAAATgta AAATAGAGAGtttaaattgcaattttgaaaataatatgtgCAACTGGAAATTCCCACACCATGGAGCGAAATGGGAGAGGCGCAACTCGAAATATCATG caGACGGCATGGTTGTCTCGGCCACATTGAGTCCGTACTTGTATATGACTAACACATCCATTTTATACAGTACACCACAACCTGCATCATCTGAATTTGGTTGTTTGACAGTCTCCTACTTAGGGCAGGGTGTCCACTTACAAATTTATATTACTCAAGGCACCTTATATACACCAGACAAAATGGTTTTCGAACGACGGGATATTGACTCCAAACTTTTTGCTTCGACAAGCATCCAGACGCCGACTAATATTCCATATATG GTTATCTTAGTTGGAACGCTCAGTGAAACCCAAGTAGGCATAATACAGATTGAAAAAATAAGCTATAAAATTGGAATTTGTGCCG ACAGAGATCCATGTAGCAAAACACAGTTTCAATGTCAAGATGACAGTTGCATTGATGTTGGTGACTTTTGTAATGGATTAACTAACTGTCCGAATCAGGAAGATGAATCAGCATGTAAAAACaccaacaacagcaacaacataACGTGTTTAAAGGACATCTCTAATTGTCCAAAACATTGTCCTGCTCACTGTCATTGTAATGgatacatttttaaatgcaaatcCCCGGAGAACGTAACAAAAGAAGTCAGAGTTCTTGATTTAAGCTCTAATGCTTTTGATTTAGAAAACCTTGAAAACTTTGGCTTGTTGGTACATTTAAACCTGTCAAGGTGTCGTATAACAGATTTAAGGAGTCTTGTAGAACGATTAAATTCGCATAGTCTTCAAAATTTGGACCTGTCGTATaacaatattgataaaatacaatggAAAACATTCGCTGGAATGCCAAACTTACTAtacttaaatatttcaaataatcagaTTGCACTTTTTGTAATGGATTTCCTTGCGTTTACTCCAAAATTGAGACATCTGATTGGAATGAATACTAAATTTATGATAATAATAGGTGTGTCTGTTTACAATCAAATAAATGCAAGTCTTGAGTTGTTAGATTTACAAAACAATAACATAAAAGATGTTATACCCCGCAAAGCATTTCATTCCCTGAAGTTTGTGTCGAAAATAGTTTTGCGTAACAACGATATCACAAATACTGATTTCTATTTTTCAACATCGATGAAAATGCTACATGATTTAGATctaagttttaattcaattcaGAATATAAGTGATTATATGTTCGATGGCCTAGATGGATTGAGAAAtcttaatttacaaaataaccaGATATCAATTTTAGCTGAATTTTCGTTTTCAATACTTAAGTCTTTACGTACACTAAATCTTgcatataataatatacataCCATTGATAGATTGGCATTTCAAAACCTTTTTTTACTTGCTAATTTAAATCTAACTggtaacaaattaaaatatttagccCCCGAAAGATTTGTTGCTTTGGTGAAACTTCAAGTTTTGGACTTGTCAGGCAATGGTTTACAAATATTAGCGTATGATGCCTTTAAAAGTCTAGAATCAGTTACGTATTTATACATTCACAATAACGAACTAACCGTTTCGAGAACCATGTTCCAAGGTCTCTGTAATCTTGAATGGCTGCAGACAGATTCTTATTTAATTTGTTGTGCAAAACCTTTAACAGTTAATTCATCAAAATGCATATCACCACGGGATAGTATTTCGTCTTGTGAACAATTGATAGATGTTGGATTTCTTGCACAGATGATATGGTACATGGCTCTTTTCTCCGTGATTGGAAATGCATATGTCATATACTATCGCATACAGGGCGAAATAAGAAGAAACGCTTCACAAGGTGTCTTTGTCTTGCATCTAAGTATTTCCGATTTACTAATGGGTGTGTATCTATTCATCATAGCCATTGCCGATCTGcaatatcaaaacatttatggattaaacgatggTCAATGGAGATATAGCACGGCTTGTACTGTAGCAGGGATACTGGCTACAACATCCAGTGAAGCATCggtgatttttatatttcttattaCCATTGAAagatacattgttttgaaacaTCCATTTTCTGCGGGAATTGCAAAAAAAAGACGGTTGATTCTCTTTGTCACAATGGTTGCTTGGTTGATTGCTATTGTGTTTGCAATTGTACCCTATTTAGTATATTCTGACTTCTATAGCAGGTCTACAGTATGCATGTCTCTACCCTTAACACGAGAAAGGACATCCGGTTGGTTATATTCAACCTTTTTGTTCATCGGattcaatatgtttatttttatggcTATTGTTATTGGACAACTGCTGATTTATATACAGGTCAAACAAAtgggaaagaaaataaataacgACAATACGAAGCGGGAAATGGCAGCGTTTAAATCTCTCTCATATGTTGTTTTGTCGGACGCATTTTGTTGGATTCCCATTATAGTTatcg GACTACTTGCCAGTGGAGGAGTGGATATTCCGTCGGACGTCTACGAGTTACTTATTTCGTTTTTACGAGTTAATTGTCTTGTTATAAGAGAAAAGATGTCGAAACTGCGAGAAAGGTCTCGTTATTTTGCGCTATTATGCAAAATGGATgaacttaaaaattaa